TTCTCCCTGATAACTTCGGCCGCAAGAAACCTTTCGGTTGAGTCCATCAGCATATCCGCCGGGTATATTGCAGGCTGATCCGGAAGGACCTCGCCTATCTTCTCGGCAAGCAGATCAAGATTGAACCCATTAAGTGCGGATATAGGCACAACAGCCGCAGGATGCAGCCTCTCCTGATAAACCTCTGCGGTCTTGCTGAAATGCTCCGGTTTCGTAAGCTTGTCCGCCTTGTTCAGAACAAGTATGACCGGCAGATCCACATTATTAAGTATTTCGAGGATCATCTCCTCTTTTTCGCCTATTGAGCGGTCCCCCGCATCTACCACAAAACATACCGCGTCCACCTGCGCCAGCGAATCAACTGCCTCCTGCATCATAAATGTGCCCAGCGCATGCTTAGGCCGATGGATACCAGGAGTGTCAACGAAGATTATCTGCTCACTCTCCGTTGTATATATGCACCTTACCGCGTTACGCGTTGTCTGAGGTTTTGCCGAGACTGCCGCCACTTTTTCTTTTATAAGTGCATTGATTATAGATGATTTGCCCACGTTTGGACGGCCTAAAAGCTCAACGTATCCGCATTTAAAAGGCCTTTCGTTTCCTTGTGTCATTTCTTCTCCCTCCCGCTCTGCAAATTAAAATGAAGCGGCAACAGCTCACTTAGCTTATAAACGACAAAGCCGTTTATGTCTTCTATGATAACATCCATATTCTCGTTAAATTCCGCTAAAAACTGCCTGCAGGCACCGCAGGGAGGGCAGGGCATGCCGCGTCCTCCTGCTATCGCTATGGCTATCGGGTTATTGTACCCCCTGGTCACCGCTGAGGACATGGCATTCCTTTCCGCGCATATTGACAGCCCATAACTGCTGTTTTCCACATTACACCCGGAAATGATTTCCCCGTCCGCAAAAAGAACCGCGGCTCCTACCGGAAAATCAGAGTAAGGCGCATAGGCCGCTTCCCTTGCAGCCTTAGCAGCGTCAAGAAGTTTTACGGTCGTCTCATTAGAAACATGCCTATTCATGATCATCGGTTACAGAAAAGAAAGCTCGGACCATTTCATCCTGCTCTTTCCACATTTCGTCTTCGCGTTCTTCCGTATCGTGGTCAAATCCTATGAGATGCAGAAGTCCATGGGAAATTACAAGGACAAGTTCTTCATCAAAACCTCTGCCGTTTTCCGCTGCGTTGCCCGCTATGATCTCAGGGCAGACAATAATATCGCCTATGGGCAGTATTTCCCAGTCCGATGGGGGAATGAAGCTTGAATCGACCTCCCAGAGCGGGAATGAGAGCACATCAGTCGGAGAATCTATCTCCCTGTATCCGCTGTTAAGTTCGGCCATTTTATTGGCATCGACGCAGGTCAAAGAGATCTCAACGTCCCGGACTGTAACAGGAATGCAGTTTTTATCTTTAAGCGCCGATAAAAAAATCTTCTCCAGCTTTCTGATAAACAGTCCATCTATACAGCCCGGCCTAGTATCCGATTTACCTGTCCAATCTGTGTAAATCAGAACTTTCATGGATTTTTCATCTGCTCCTTCTTCTCCGCGTTCCTCTCGTCGGCCAGCTCTCTTACATCGCGAACCTCTCTTGAATGGTACGTGGACCTTAGTATATCAACAAAACAGGACTCTATCGAATACATATCCTTTACTGTGAAATCGACGTCTTTGAGCTGCCCGGACTCCGCCTTTGAGCGGATCACGTTGCTGACAAGAAGTGAAAGATCCCTTATGCTTTCAAATGGCTTATTCCTGGATTTGACAGCTGCCTCCACTGAATCGGCGAGCATTACCAGCGCGGTTTCCCTTGACTGCGGCCTCGGCCCCGGATACCGGAACTGCTCCTCTGAGATATTTTCGCCGAGAGCCTTCGCTTTTTCGTAAAAATATTTCTGTACCGTGGTTCCGTGATGCTCGGCAATAAAGCGCCGCAGCTTATTGGGAAGCTTGTTCTCCTCTGCTATCTCAAGTCCGTCTCTTACATGTGAGATAAGCACAAGCGCGGAGAGTGACGGAGAAAGTCCGTCGTGAAGGTTCTCTCCCTTAAGCTGATTTTCCACAAAATAGCGCGGGTTTTTAAGTTTTCCTATATCGTGGTAATAAGCCCCGGCCTTTACAAGCAGCCCGTTCATTTTTAATTTGTCGGCAGCCGCTTCGGCAAGTGTTCCGACCATCAAAGTATGGTGGTATGTCCCCGGTGCTTCAAGCTGCAGCCTCTTGATAAGCGGTTGTGTCGGATGGCTGAGTTCAAGCAGCCTGAGCGGGGAAATCACATCGAACAGGTTCTCCCACAATGGAAGCAGCGCCACTACAATAGTGCCCCATAACGCGCTGTACATGAGCGACATAAGCAGCATTCTGTAAGTAAAAAATATGCCGAGTCCCCAGTGGATGACGATAGAAAACACGCTGAGGCAGAGGCCCAGAAAAAATAGATCCCTCCATATTGTGATCCTGTGGTTAGGCGAATCAAGGAAAAGGATCCTGCCTAAGCCGGCTGAAAGGGGGGCGAGCATACAGCCGATAGCAACGATGCCGGGGTTGGTCCCGTATGCGATCATTACGCTGATGGCTCCTCCTCCGAAGATTATATGGTAAGAGAGAGATACTGGCAGCGTCAGGCATAACCAGCCTGTCAGCCCCAGCACTGCCATCGAAT
Above is a window of Synergistaceae bacterium DNA encoding:
- the era gene encoding GTPase Era; translation: MTQGNERPFKCGYVELLGRPNVGKSSIINALIKEKVAAVSAKPQTTRNAVRCIYTTESEQIIFVDTPGIHRPKHALGTFMMQEAVDSLAQVDAVCFVVDAGDRSIGEKEEMILEILNNVDLPVILVLNKADKLTKPEHFSKTAEVYQERLHPAAVVPISALNGFNLDLLAEKIGEVLPDQPAIYPADMLMDSTERFLAAEVIREKILYFTDEEVPHGVAVVVEEFKSPDEFPELRTCEIRATIIVERAGQKGIIIGKGGAKLKVIGSSARKDLEKKFGYPVFLELWVKVKPGWRKSPDELRRLGYSF
- a CDS encoding cytidine deaminase, which produces MNRHVSNETTVKLLDAAKAAREAAYAPYSDFPVGAAVLFADGEIISGCNVENSSYGLSICAERNAMSSAVTRGYNNPIAIAIAGGRGMPCPPCGACRQFLAEFNENMDVIIEDINGFVVYKLSELLPLHFNLQSGREKK
- the ybeY gene encoding rRNA maturation RNase YbeY, which encodes MKVLIYTDWTGKSDTRPGCIDGLFIRKLEKIFLSALKDKNCIPVTVRDVEISLTCVDANKMAELNSGYREIDSPTDVLSFPLWEVDSSFIPPSDWEILPIGDIIVCPEIIAGNAAENGRGFDEELVLVISHGLLHLIGFDHDTEEREDEMWKEQDEMVRAFFSVTDDHE
- a CDS encoding HDIG domain-containing protein; amino-acid sequence: MKNIACGEKKKAPIEKFFSQVLPNFELKAQNGQYIVFRLILLAVAVLLIWTNWYVYDRQKNYMVGYPSNKTYFAITSERYEDRAATLDLRQRAAARIMDVMVQDDKIAEEVNRRMEILERGDYAAILDTPLLDLLKKLQPASQKNIIKIVLETGKKIRDEAENREEQTSLIWKHLKKSKLTQSERNVAFQILDIILNPTLQSDSELTSRLRDDVASQIPSVIRDIRPGAVLVNKGQLVTPSLAKLLRSQGYPDAAFPFKQLVFILIAIISWSLWPVWIERGLKEKLSFNEWVYVAVVLSLTWTLELLFARLGDSYSMAVLGLTGWLCLTLPVSLSYHIIFGGGAISVMIAYGTNPGIVAIGCMLAPLSAGLGRILFLDSPNHRITIWRDLFFLGLCLSVFSIVIHWGLGIFFTYRMLLMSLMYSALWGTIVVALLPLWENLFDVISPLRLLELSHPTQPLIKRLQLEAPGTYHHTLMVGTLAEAAADKLKMNGLLVKAGAYYHDIGKLKNPRYFVENQLKGENLHDGLSPSLSALVLISHVRDGLEIAEENKLPNKLRRFIAEHHGTTVQKYFYEKAKALGENISEEQFRYPGPRPQSRETALVMLADSVEAAVKSRNKPFESIRDLSLLVSNVIRSKAESGQLKDVDFTVKDMYSIESCFVDILRSTYHSREVRDVRELADERNAEKKEQMKNP